A genomic stretch from Rhodobacterales bacterium HKCCA1288 includes:
- a CDS encoding twin-arginine translocase TatA/TatE family subunit has translation MFNNIGPAGLLLIAVVVLVLFGRGKIAGLMGEVGKGITAFKRGVKDSTEELENKAADGEGARDVTPENERDKA, from the coding sequence ATGTTCAACAATATTGGCCCTGCAGGGCTTTTGCTGATTGCGGTGGTCGTGCTGGTTCTCTTCGGGCGCGGCAAAATTGCGGGCCTGATGGGCGAAGTGGGGAAAGGTATCACCGCCTTTAAGCGCGGCGTCAAAGACAGCACCGAGGAGCTTGAAAATAAAGCTGCCGATGGTGAGGGCGCGCGCGATGTCACCCCTGAAAACGAGCGTGACAAGGCCTAA